The nucleotide sequence TGATCCTGGGGATGGAGACATCCAAAACCATCATGGCGGCGGCGGGTCCTTTGATTACGGCGCTTGATAATCTTTGCCTTGCGATCTTTGTGGTTGAGCTTGCGGCGAAGTTCTTTGCCCAGCGTGCTCAATTCTTCCGCAGCGGTTGGAACATCTTTGATTTCATCATTGTCGGCGTGTCACTGGTGCCCGGCAATGGCGGTTTGTCCGTTCTGCGTGCGCTGCGCATTCTGCGAGTCCTGCGTGTCATCTCAGTCGTGCCATCCCTGCGCCGGGTGGTCGAAGGTTTCGTGACCGCCCTGCCCGGCATGGGGTCGGTATTTCTGTTGATGGGCATTGTGTTCTATATCGCCGCTGTCATGGCGACCAAGCTCTTTGGCACATCATTCCCCGAATGGTTCGGCACCTTGGGTCGCTCGGGCTATTCCCTGTTCCAGATCATGACGCTGGAAAGCTGGTCGATGGGCATCGTGCGCCCGGTGATGGAAGTCTACCCCTATGCGTGGGTGTTCTTCGTGCCATTCATTATGGTGACCACTTTTGCTGTGGTGAACCTGTTGGTCGGTCTGATCGTGAATTCGATGCAGGACGCACATGCCGAGGAAGGCAATGCCGCCACAGATGCCTATCGCGACGAGGTGATGAAAAAGCTGGAAGCGATTGAGGCGCGTCTCGATCAGGGTGGCAAATAGAAAAAACCCCGCCATCACATGGGATGGCGGGGGAAAAGTTAGTGCTCGCGTGCCCATCCAGTATTGGACAGGCTTGCCGCAGGCACCGGCGGTATCAACTTTGGTAAAACTTAATGCTTCGCCATCTCTGAGCGGATCTGCTGGCGCAGCAGATCAATGGGCACCTTCTGCCCGTCGCGTTTAAACTGCCAATAGGTCCAGCCGTTACAGCTTGGCGC is from Yoonia sp. GPGPB17 and encodes:
- a CDS encoding ion transporter is translated as MTLRQKTADLLETAWVRNFIVGVIIFNAVILGMETSKTIMAAAGPLITALDNLCLAIFVVELAAKFFAQRAQFFRSGWNIFDFIIVGVSLVPGNGGLSVLRALRILRVLRVISVVPSLRRVVEGFVTALPGMGSVFLLMGIVFYIAAVMATKLFGTSFPEWFGTLGRSGYSLFQIMTLESWSMGIVRPVMEVYPYAWVFFVPFIMVTTFAVVNLLVGLIVNSMQDAHAEEGNAATDAYRDEVMKKLEAIEARLDQGGK